GGCCCTGAACCACTCAGCAATGATTTTAACGATTCGTATCTTGTCGAGCGCCTCAGCAATCGAAATACGCCGATCAAATCTGCGCTATTGGACCAAAGAATCGTCTCCGGCCTTGGTAATATTTATGTCTGCGAAGTGCTGTTTCGCGCAGGCATTCACCCCAAACGCAAAGCCGGACAAATCGCGGCAAAGCGGGTGGCGGGGCTCGTGCCCATTATTCGTGCAGTGCTGGAAGAAGCCATCGCAGCAGGCGGATCATCGTTGAAAGACTACAGGCAGGCAGACGGGGAAATGGGCTATTTTCAGCATGGTTTTCAAGTATATGACCGCGAAAGTGAACACTGCGTAAACCCTGGTTGTACCAAACACATTGCGCGAATCGTGCAATCGGGACGCTCAAGTTTCTTTTGTCCGCAATGCCAAAGATAGCTTGATCCGCTGTGAAAGTTTCGCCAACAACAGGGGTCTGAGAAACAACTTGGACTGCTTTGCATGGCTTATGAGACGATCAACGTTGATGTGACAGATTACGTCGCCACCATCACGCTGGACCGCCCAGATGCGCTGAACGCGTTGAATCAGAAACTGCTGGGCGAGGTTTGCTCAGCTCTGGAAGACGCGGACAAGAGCGACAAGGTGCGGTGCATCATCATCACCGGATCGCCCAAAGCCTTCGCAGCCGGTGCTGACATCACTGAAATGGCGGATCAGTCCTTCGTTGACATGTTCATGCAGAATTTCTTCACGCCCGAAGCCACGCGTTTCAACAATACACGCAAACCAATCATTGCGGCTGTTGCGGGCTACGCGCTGGGTGGTGGTTGTGAACTTGCGATGATGTGCGACTTTATCATCGCCGCTGATAACGCCAAATTCGGCCAGCCCGAAATTAACCTTGGCGTCATCGCCGGTATCGGTGGGACGCAGCGCCTGACACGGTTCGTTGGCAAATCCAAAGCGATGGATATGCACCTGACAGGGCGTTTTATGGACGCTGAAGAAGCTGAACGTTCGGGCCTTGTCAGCCGCGTGGTACCTGCCAAAAAGCTGCTGGACGAAGCACGGGCAGCAGCCGTCAAGATCACTGAAAAATCGCAGATCGCGACCATTGCCGCAAAAGACGCCGTCAACCGGTCCTACGAAACAACACTGGCCGAAGGCGTTAACTACGAACGTCGGCTTTTCCAGTCTTTGTTCGCGACAGAAGACCAATCCGAAGGGATGGCCGCGTTCCAAGAAAAGCGCGAAGCACAGTTCCGCGACAAGTAAGACCACAAGCCGCGTTTAGGGGTTCCTTTCCGAGGAAAATATGCCTATACGCCGCCTCAGAAATGCGTGTGAGGCCCGCTTTGGCCAGAATCAGCCGGTTCTTAAACCCGG
The Rhodobacteraceae bacterium S2214 genome window above contains:
- the mutM gene encoding bifunctional DNA-formamidopyrimidine glycosylase/DNA-(apurinic or apyrimidinic site) lyase, translated to MPELPEVETVRRGLAPVMEGAVIAQADVNRPDLRWPFPEKMAERLTGRRALGLRRRSKYILVDLDSRESLLIHLGMSGRMLISGHTVGDFHHAHPAPAKHDHVVLHLDSGVRITFNDARRFGAMDLMQTDAQDDHWLIRDLGPEPLSNDFNDSYLVERLSNRNTPIKSALLDQRIVSGLGNIYVCEVLFRAGIHPKRKAGQIAAKRVAGLVPIIRAVLEEAIAAGGSSLKDYRQADGEMGYFQHGFQVYDRESEHCVNPGCTKHIARIVQSGRSSFFCPQCQR
- a CDS encoding enoyl-CoA hydratase, producing MAYETINVDVTDYVATITLDRPDALNALNQKLLGEVCSALEDADKSDKVRCIIITGSPKAFAAGADITEMADQSFVDMFMQNFFTPEATRFNNTRKPIIAAVAGYALGGGCELAMMCDFIIAADNAKFGQPEINLGVIAGIGGTQRLTRFVGKSKAMDMHLTGRFMDAEEAERSGLVSRVVPAKKLLDEARAAAVKITEKSQIATIAAKDAVNRSYETTLAEGVNYERRLFQSLFATEDQSEGMAAFQEKREAQFRDK